A portion of the [Limnothrix rosea] IAM M-220 genome contains these proteins:
- a CDS encoding response regulator: MKNAPRYAPSPQMTVLVIEDQMGYRELICEAIADLFLDVMIWSAKDGQDAWDLLTSSLDIDDAKKCHPDLVITDLNMPRSSGLDFLKRLRKTEYFKTIPVIIFSTSKDEFDIVSCYEAQANCFVTKPADIDTFFEVVQSIVKFWFGIATLPTKIII; this comes from the coding sequence ATGAAAAATGCCCCCCGCTATGCACCAAGTCCTCAGATGACTGTCCTTGTCATTGAAGACCAAATGGGTTATCGGGAACTGATCTGCGAGGCGATCGCCGATTTATTTTTAGATGTGATGATTTGGTCTGCCAAAGATGGACAAGACGCATGGGATTTACTGACCTCATCCCTAGATATCGATGATGCAAAAAAATGTCATCCAGACCTCGTAATTACAGACCTAAATATGCCTAGAAGTTCTGGCTTAGATTTTCTAAAACGCCTTAGAAAAACCGAATACTTTAAAACTATACCCGTTATCATTTTTAGTACATCAAAAGACGAATTTGACATTGTCAGCTGTTATGAAGCCCAAGCAAACTGTTTTGTCACAAAACCAGCAGACATCGATACATTTTTTGAAGTCGTGCAAAGTATCGTCAAATTTTGGTTTGGTATTGCGACGCTACCCACAAAAATCATCATTTAA
- a CDS encoding SulP family inorganic anion transporter yields MSVVNKISFRNFKGDFFGGLTAAVVALPMALAFGIASGAGAAAGIWGAILIGFFASLFGGTPSLISEPTGPMTVILTAVITELVANNPDNPARGLAMGFTVVMLAGVFQILFGVLRLGKYITMLPYNVISGFMTGIGVILIFLQLAPFLGQATPKGGVLGVLRSLPSLIGNASPWETGLGILTLGILFFYPNKLKAILPPQLTALVIGTVISLLFLGNIEIRTIATIGVIKPGLPSLQLPIISVGEFRLIVVNALILATVGCIDCLLTCLVADSLTRTEHNSNKELIGQGIANIITGLFGGVAGSGATTATVVSVQAGGRTAMAGIVRAFVLLIIALWAAPLTSGIPLAVLAGIVLKVGIDIIDWGFLKRVHKISWKAAGIVYSVILLTVFVDLMIAVGVGVFIANILTIDRLSSVQQNAVKAITDVDDQIVLGSEEKRILDLANGKLLLFHLNGPMIFGVAKAIAREHSAIESYDVLIVDLAEVPVLGVTSSLAIENAIQEALDVGREVIVVGATGKVRDRLEKLGIAGLIPEQHWLGDRLIALEEGLRLIENKQDSPLGSYA; encoded by the coding sequence ATGAGCGTTGTTAACAAGATCTCCTTTAGGAATTTTAAAGGAGATTTTTTTGGCGGTCTAACAGCTGCCGTTGTCGCTTTACCCATGGCACTCGCCTTCGGTATCGCATCTGGAGCCGGAGCCGCTGCCGGTATTTGGGGAGCCATTTTGATTGGCTTTTTTGCCTCTTTATTTGGTGGCACACCCAGTCTGATTTCCGAGCCGACAGGCCCTATGACGGTCATTCTCACGGCCGTTATTACTGAGCTTGTGGCGAATAACCCTGATAACCCAGCAAGGGGTTTAGCTATGGGTTTCACCGTGGTGATGTTGGCGGGTGTCTTCCAAATTTTGTTTGGAGTATTGCGCCTAGGTAAGTACATCACCATGTTGCCCTACAACGTTATTTCCGGCTTTATGACGGGCATTGGCGTTATCCTGATTTTTTTGCAACTTGCGCCATTTCTTGGGCAAGCTACCCCAAAAGGTGGTGTCCTTGGAGTTTTGCGTAGCTTACCGAGCTTGATTGGCAATGCGAGTCCTTGGGAAACGGGTCTGGGTATTTTAACTCTAGGTATTTTGTTCTTTTATCCCAATAAACTCAAAGCGATTTTGCCGCCACAGCTCACAGCCTTGGTTATTGGAACGGTTATTTCTTTACTATTTCTTGGCAATATCGAAATTAGAACGATCGCCACCATTGGTGTCATCAAACCGGGTCTCCCTTCGCTACAATTACCCATTATTTCCGTTGGCGAATTCCGTTTAATCGTCGTGAATGCGTTGATTTTGGCGACAGTGGGTTGTATTGATTGTTTGTTAACTTGTTTGGTTGCGGATAGTTTGACCCGTACGGAGCACAATTCCAACAAAGAGTTAATTGGTCAAGGAATCGCGAATATTATCACTGGTTTATTTGGTGGTGTGGCGGGTTCTGGTGCTACGACGGCAACGGTGGTCAGTGTGCAGGCGGGTGGTCGTACGGCCATGGCGGGCATTGTGCGTGCTTTTGTTCTCTTGATTATTGCGCTGTGGGCTGCGCCGCTCACTTCTGGTATTCCTTTGGCGGTGCTGGCGGGGATTGTCCTCAAGGTGGGTATCGATATTATTGACTGGGGATTCTTGAAGCGTGTCCATAAGATTTCTTGGAAGGCGGCGGGCATTGTCTATAGCGTTATTCTCCTCACTGTCTTTGTTGACCTCATGATTGCGGTGGGTGTGGGGGTTTTCATTGCGAATATTCTGACTATTGATCGTCTTTCTTCGGTTCAGCAAAATGCGGTTAAGGCGATTACGGATGTGGATGATCAGATTGTTCTGGGGTCTGAGGAGAAGCGTATTTTAGACCTTGCGAATGGCAAATTATTGTTGTTCCACTTGAATGGCCCGATGATTTTTGGGGTGGCGAAGGCGATCGCCCGTGAACATAGTGCCATTGAGAGCTACGATGTTTTGATCGTCGATTTGGCAGAAGTGCCGGTACTGGGCGTTACGTCTTCTCTGGCGATTGAAAATGCGATCCAAGAAGCCTTGGATGTTGGTCGCGAAGTGATTGTGGTGGGTGCTACGGGTAAAGTCCGCGATCGCCTCGAAAAACTCGGTATTGCTGGTCTAATTCCGGAGCAACATTGGCTGGGCGATCGCCTAATTGCCCTCGAAGAGGGTCTCCGGTTGATCGAAAATAAACAAGACTCTCCTCTGGGCAGCTATGCCTAA
- a CDS encoding (2Fe-2S) ferredoxin domain-containing protein, giving the protein MPKPIIEINNPLHDSDRHILVCQNTSCAAKQSAEVLEKFQAESLPNNCYAYPVGCQGQCSVAPTVRVVPDETWYYRVSPDDVPAICQALRQGTVVAEKLNPRIHRYSHY; this is encoded by the coding sequence ATGCCTAAGCCAATTATCGAAATCAATAATCCTCTCCATGACAGCGATCGCCATATCCTTGTGTGCCAAAATACATCCTGCGCCGCAAAACAATCCGCTGAAGTACTAGAAAAATTTCAAGCAGAATCACTACCAAACAACTGCTATGCCTATCCCGTCGGCTGCCAAGGTCAATGTAGCGTTGCCCCGACCGTGAGAGTTGTCCCCGACGAAACTTGGTATTATCGCGTCTCCCCCGATGATGTTCCCGCCATTTGTCAGGCATTACGCCAAGGAACAGTCGTAGCCGAGAAACTCAATCCTCGCATTCATCGCTACAGTCACTATTAG
- a CDS encoding DUF29 domain-containing protein codes for MTQTRTTLDVAYDEDYQLWLQLTVQKLRSGEYESVDWECLIDEIESMGKRDRHRLKSNLIILLMHLLKWDVQAEKRSGSWESSIIEHRRRIIDDLEDSPSLKPYLITILDSAYDTARRRAKAETGLPLQAFPANCSYSIDKILDNS; via the coding sequence ATGACTCAAACTCGCACTACTCTAGACGTTGCTTACGACGAAGACTATCAACTTTGGTTACAACTAACTGTGCAAAAACTGCGTTCAGGGGAGTATGAGTCCGTTGATTGGGAATGCCTAATTGACGAAATTGAATCTATGGGAAAACGCGATCGCCATCGTTTGAAGAGTAATTTGATCATTCTACTCATGCATTTATTGAAATGGGATGTTCAAGCAGAAAAACGATCTGGTAGCTGGGAATCGTCGATTATCGAACATCGCCGCCGCATTATTGATGATCTCGAAGATTCACCCAGTTTAAAACCCTATCTCATCACTATTCTCGACTCTGCTTATGACACTGCTCGTCGGCGTGCTAAGGCGGAAACAGGTTTACCACTGCAAGCTTTTCCTGCGAATTGCTCCTACAGCATTGACAAAATTTTGGATAATTCATAG
- the folK gene encoding 2-amino-4-hydroxy-6-hydroxymethyldihydropteridine diphosphokinase: MARHRVYLSVASNIQPEGNIFAAMEQLMDYCRILAVSRCFVTDAIPAPDQPPSKELPYYINCVALVETDLEAESLKFEVLRGIEAKLGRVRTADKYAPRPIDLDILLFNHDVIQQDNLQIPDPDLRKRWFLAQGVVDIAPDLILPDTSQLLQQVLEPLLERFYATEKGFREDDVLRAKILAIAA, translated from the coding sequence ATGGCTCGTCATCGTGTCTATCTTAGTGTTGCCTCGAATATTCAACCGGAAGGGAATATTTTTGCGGCCATGGAACAGCTCATGGACTATTGTCGGATTTTGGCGGTGTCTCGATGTTTTGTGACGGATGCGATTCCAGCGCCAGATCAGCCGCCCTCTAAGGAGTTGCCTTACTACATCAATTGTGTTGCCCTCGTGGAAACTGATTTGGAGGCAGAATCTTTGAAATTTGAGGTGTTGCGGGGAATCGAGGCAAAGCTTGGTCGGGTACGTACTGCTGATAAGTATGCGCCTCGTCCTATTGATCTTGATATTTTGCTGTTTAATCATGATGTGATCCAGCAGGATAATTTACAAATTCCTGACCCGGATCTTCGAAAGCGGTGGTTCCTTGCCCAAGGTGTTGTTGATATTGCGCCAGATTTGATCTTGCCAGATACATCGCAACTTTTGCAGCAAGTGTTAGAGCCTCTCCTTGAAAGGTTCTATGCTACGGAAAAGGGCTTCCGGGAAGATGATGTTTTGCGGGCTAAAATTTTGGCGATCGCCGCATAA
- a CDS encoding cation-transporting P-type ATPase has product MARADSPRHFYHDQSIKNVLAEFQSDLEQGLSAEKVAQNYETYGWNELTFKPGKPAWLRFLLQFNQPLLYILLLAGAVKAFLGSWTNAAVIWGVTVVNAVIGYLQEAKAEGAIASLAKAVTTEAHVLRDHQRLRVPSKDLVPGDIVLLASGDKVPADLRLVKIRNLQIDESALTGEAVPVEKSTELLASDTPLAERNNMAYAGSFVTFGQGRGIVVATANATEMGQISQSMEKQVSLQTPLTRKFSKFSRTLLYAILTLATLTFAIGLGQGESWVYMFEAAIALAVSAIPEGLPAVVTITLAIGVNRMASRNAIIRKLPAVEALGSATVVCSDKTGTLTENQMTVQAIYAGQQHYVVSGGGYSAKGEIFPREDQGASCHLDDALPHTLAECLLAGLLCNDSQLKQTDDDWSVVGDPTEGALLSSAAKVGFSQAGFASKKPRLDVIPFESDYQYMATLHDGEARTIYVKGSVESLLSRCDQMLNGQGQLIALEPSTITQVVDEMAAQGLRVLAFAKKEVDHHQHSVVHEDIAADLIFLGLQGMIDPPRPEAIAAVHACQKAGIHVKMITGDHIKTAQAIAQRMGISAAGEATAFEGRQLATMAKEELRNVAETGSVFARVAPAQKLQLVEALQSRGNIVAMTGDGVNDAPALKQADIGIAMGKGGTEVARESADMLLTDDNFASIEAAVEEGRTVFQNLRKAIAFLLPVNGGESMTILISALLARDLPILSLQVLWLNMINSITMTVPLAFEAKSPDIMQSAPRNPNEPLITPLLLRRILLVSAFNWVLIFGMFEWAKSTTGDVTVARTMAIQALVAARVIYLLSISQLGRSLLSYLQGKTKEITNAPFLIIGIVAAIALQIVFSQWSLMNHLFETAPLTFKQGLICLIPMLPMLPLAILANRIDP; this is encoded by the coding sequence ATGGCGCGTGCAGATTCTCCTCGGCATTTCTACCATGACCAATCCATTAAAAACGTCCTTGCCGAGTTTCAGAGCGATTTAGAACAGGGCTTGTCCGCAGAAAAGGTCGCCCAAAACTATGAAACCTACGGCTGGAACGAACTAACCTTTAAACCCGGAAAACCAGCATGGCTCAGGTTCCTACTGCAATTTAATCAGCCTCTCCTCTACATTTTGCTATTGGCTGGCGCGGTAAAAGCGTTCCTCGGATCTTGGACAAATGCCGCCGTAATTTGGGGGGTTACCGTCGTTAATGCCGTTATCGGTTATCTCCAAGAGGCTAAAGCTGAAGGGGCGATCGCCTCCCTTGCGAAAGCAGTAACCACAGAAGCCCATGTGTTGCGGGACCATCAAAGGTTACGCGTCCCTTCCAAAGACCTTGTACCGGGGGACATTGTGCTGTTGGCATCGGGGGATAAAGTCCCCGCAGATCTACGGTTAGTCAAAATTCGTAATCTGCAAATTGATGAATCTGCCCTCACCGGAGAAGCGGTTCCCGTCGAGAAAAGCACCGAACTTTTAGCCTCTGATACGCCCCTCGCCGAACGGAATAACATGGCCTATGCGGGCAGTTTTGTGACCTTTGGGCAGGGACGCGGCATTGTGGTTGCCACAGCGAACGCCACAGAAATGGGACAGATTTCCCAATCGATGGAAAAGCAGGTCAGTCTCCAAACCCCCCTCACCCGCAAGTTCTCTAAATTTAGCCGCACCCTCCTCTACGCCATTTTGACCTTGGCGACCCTGACCTTTGCCATTGGTTTGGGACAGGGGGAATCTTGGGTTTATATGTTTGAGGCGGCGATCGCCCTAGCGGTGAGTGCCATTCCTGAAGGGTTGCCCGCAGTGGTGACCATTACCTTGGCGATCGGGGTAAATCGCATGGCCAGCCGTAATGCCATTATCCGCAAACTGCCAGCCGTAGAAGCCTTGGGGAGTGCGACAGTAGTTTGTTCCGATAAAACCGGAACCCTCACCGAAAATCAAATGACGGTGCAGGCCATTTATGCCGGCCAACAGCATTATGTCGTTAGTGGTGGGGGTTATAGTGCGAAGGGAGAGATTTTCCCCCGGGAGGATCAAGGGGCAAGTTGCCACCTAGATGACGCATTACCCCACACCTTAGCCGAGTGTTTATTAGCAGGGTTGCTGTGCAATGACTCCCAACTGAAACAGACCGATGATGATTGGTCGGTGGTCGGCGACCCAACGGAGGGGGCGTTACTCAGTTCGGCGGCAAAAGTCGGGTTTAGCCAAGCGGGATTTGCCTCAAAAAAACCCCGTTTAGATGTGATTCCCTTTGAGTCGGACTATCAATACATGGCGACGCTCCACGATGGAGAAGCGCGCACAATTTACGTGAAAGGGTCGGTGGAATCGCTCCTCAGTCGTTGTGATCAGATGCTTAATGGGCAAGGTCAATTAATCGCCCTAGAGCCCAGCACCATTACCCAGGTGGTTGATGAGATGGCTGCTCAGGGTTTAAGGGTCTTGGCTTTTGCGAAAAAAGAAGTGGATCATCATCAGCATTCGGTGGTGCATGAAGACATCGCTGCAGATCTAATTTTTCTCGGTTTGCAAGGGATGATCGATCCACCACGACCGGAGGCGATCGCCGCCGTCCATGCCTGCCAAAAAGCCGGAATCCACGTCAAGATGATCACCGGTGACCATATTAAAACAGCCCAGGCGATCGCCCAACGGATGGGAATAAGTGCAGCAGGGGAAGCCACTGCGTTTGAAGGAAGGCAGTTAGCCACGATGGCAAAAGAGGAGTTGCGCAATGTCGCTGAAACGGGTTCCGTATTTGCCCGCGTTGCCCCCGCTCAGAAATTACAACTTGTCGAAGCGCTCCAATCCCGGGGGAATATTGTGGCGATGACGGGGGATGGCGTAAATGATGCCCCTGCCTTGAAACAAGCCGATATTGGCATTGCCATGGGGAAAGGCGGCACAGAGGTAGCCCGTGAATCCGCCGATATGCTCCTCACCGACGATAATTTTGCTTCCATCGAAGCCGCAGTCGAAGAAGGTCGCACCGTTTTCCAAAATCTCCGCAAGGCGATCGCCTTTTTATTGCCTGTCAATGGTGGCGAATCGATGACCATTTTGATCAGTGCTTTATTGGCGCGGGATTTACCGATTTTGTCATTGCAGGTGTTGTGGCTAAATATGATTAATTCCATCACCATGACCGTCCCCCTCGCCTTTGAAGCGAAATCCCCAGACATTATGCAGTCTGCACCGCGCAACCCCAATGAACCGCTGATCACCCCACTATTATTGCGACGAATTTTGTTGGTGTCTGCATTTAACTGGGTGTTAATTTTTGGGATGTTTGAATGGGCAAAATCCACCACTGGTGATGTCACTGTCGCGCGAACGATGGCAATTCAAGCCCTAGTCGCCGCGCGGGTGATTTATCTCCTCAGCATCAGCCAACTTGGTAGAAGTTTGCTCTCTTACTTGCAAGGCAAAACTAAAGAAATTACCAATGCGCCCTTTTTAATCATTGGGATTGTGGCGGCGATCGCCCTGCAAATCGTGTTTAGTCAATGGAGTTTAATGAATCACCTATTTGAAACAGCACCATTAACGTTTAAGCAAGGATTAATTTGTCTCATACCGATGTTGCCGATGCTGCCTCTCGCCATTTTGGCTAATCGTATTGATCCTTAG
- a CDS encoding ATP-binding protein, with the protein MTETTLVVALIGEKAGRSPIISHLEKMQPWQISWRWSAQLPEDTTPFDIGIIYTVTANLEPQIANIKLPLILITDPEDEISAQSSTLEKIPRHQLNTFALKITIRLLLQTSQNPKKTNEATTHSIPEDIVISLSPEGKIRSWNQGAVDFFGYHSEDVCGDDYVTLFVAPGDRPTFRQQLQVALQDIAVVNYQHTVITHNAIPFTLSGQLKPLKQKESQQIKEILCTNRPNAICALNGTEGTNPQTQTLTISQYSNSQYSNSQYSNSPHPVARDHQEQIHFTQTLAQFSRVLSNPDSTSTLSTALGLFGKTLGVQRVTILKWHHRDQCEAYPPVVVEQWSADQSPPCHEKLMHIPLAYWGALLKDSQPTNIYNRDDVPDLAAQLADLNIASLIAFPIKDTVGQLWGYLIFSGDRPVARPYSTFVRQTLQMATELIHHYLQRIFAQRELEASETLYSGIVLHSAEAIFLLRVDKAQDFVFEMVNPTYCELVNFYTHQIIGKTPKDIFSAPVAAQILKSCRTCLKVGEAIFTEETLPLPHGERIWRTSFVPIRDRQGRITHVQGSSRDITEERQLEYSKISQTRHRHLLTSLTLRVLESWQTDKMLATTVTELRNALNVDRVIFFELQDQKSGIVIHEAAIATVPKMINQSFAIEAFDRGDFRIFQQGEIQTCIDVIAEKFPTAHHQLLSNYAVKTYAVLPVISAMKLDANGEPSLKGLLCIQQCHHKKIWTADELHFFRQLTNQISIALNQAELLRQQKHYTKELARSNKELEQFAYIASHDLQEPLQIVSNYAQLLEKRSAPNLDERSLRYIFHIVEETKRMQQQIQDLLQYSRLNTRKKTFQLVNLKCPLKQAIANLQIKIKNSQAQITLPQTFPEIYGDQSNLQNLWQNLLSNALKYRSKNPPKITITIEKSEDKWLCKVQDNGIGIDPQHQGRIFQLFQRLHTQEEYPGTGIGLAICQRIVQQHDGKIWLDSDVRQGSTFIFTLPAINSAKILR; encoded by the coding sequence ATGACCGAAACGACTTTAGTAGTAGCGTTAATTGGTGAGAAAGCTGGGCGATCGCCGATTATTTCCCATTTGGAAAAAATGCAACCCTGGCAAATCTCATGGCGGTGGTCAGCCCAACTGCCGGAAGACACAACGCCCTTTGATATCGGCATTATCTATACGGTGACGGCGAACCTAGAACCGCAAATTGCAAACATAAAATTACCCCTCATTCTCATCACAGACCCAGAAGATGAGATTTCTGCGCAATCATCAACCCTTGAGAAAATTCCCCGCCATCAACTCAATACCTTTGCCCTGAAAATAACGATTCGACTCCTCCTCCAAACTTCTCAAAATCCTAAAAAAACGAACGAAGCGACTACTCACTCAATACCAGAAGATATTGTGATTTCCCTATCGCCAGAGGGTAAAATCCGCAGCTGGAATCAAGGGGCCGTCGATTTCTTTGGTTATCACAGTGAAGATGTTTGTGGTGATGATTATGTCACTTTGTTTGTTGCGCCCGGCGATCGCCCGACCTTTCGTCAACAACTTCAAGTCGCTTTACAGGACATTGCCGTTGTGAATTATCAACATACCGTCATTACACACAATGCAATACCCTTTACCCTAAGCGGACAGCTTAAGCCCCTCAAACAAAAAGAGTCCCAACAGATCAAAGAAATTCTTTGCACTAATCGCCCGAATGCGATCTGTGCCCTCAATGGGACGGAAGGGACAAACCCTCAAACCCAAACCCTCACCATTTCACAATATTCAAATTCACAATATTCAAATTCACAATATTCAAATTCACCTCACCCCGTAGCGAGGGATCACCAAGAACAAATTCACTTCACGCAAACACTGGCACAATTTTCCCGCGTCCTATCGAACCCCGACTCTACCTCGACCTTGTCCACCGCTTTAGGCCTATTTGGTAAAACCCTAGGCGTTCAACGGGTAACTATTCTCAAATGGCATCATCGTGACCAATGTGAAGCTTACCCGCCTGTGGTTGTAGAACAATGGTCGGCGGATCAATCACCCCCTTGCCACGAAAAGTTAATGCATATTCCCTTAGCATATTGGGGAGCTTTATTAAAAGATTCGCAACCGACGAATATCTACAATCGCGATGATGTGCCAGATTTAGCGGCGCAGCTAGCAGATCTAAATATTGCGTCTTTAATAGCATTTCCGATTAAAGATACGGTGGGGCAATTGTGGGGCTATTTGATTTTTTCCGGCGATCGCCCAGTGGCCAGACCCTACTCAACCTTTGTGCGCCAGACATTACAAATGGCGACAGAACTCATTCACCATTACCTACAACGCATCTTTGCCCAGCGAGAATTAGAAGCCTCTGAAACCCTATATTCCGGAATTGTTTTGCACTCGGCAGAGGCCATTTTTCTGTTGAGAGTAGACAAAGCCCAAGATTTTGTCTTTGAAATGGTTAACCCGACCTATTGCGAATTAGTCAACTTCTATACCCACCAAATTATTGGGAAAACACCCAAGGATATTTTTTCGGCACCCGTGGCAGCACAAATTTTAAAATCTTGCCGTACTTGCTTAAAAGTTGGCGAGGCAATTTTTACGGAAGAGACATTACCTTTGCCCCACGGTGAACGAATTTGGCGGACGAGTTTTGTGCCCATTCGCGATCGCCAAGGACGCATCACCCATGTACAAGGTAGTAGTCGCGATATTACCGAAGAACGTCAGCTGGAATATTCAAAAATCAGTCAAACCCGCCACCGTCACTTACTCACCTCCCTGACCCTCAGGGTGCTCGAATCTTGGCAAACGGACAAAATGCTGGCGACGACCGTTACAGAGTTACGCAATGCTCTCAATGTAGATCGTGTTATTTTCTTTGAGCTACAGGATCAAAAGTCTGGGATCGTTATTCACGAAGCGGCGATCGCCACAGTGCCGAAAATGATCAATCAAAGCTTTGCCATTGAAGCCTTTGATCGAGGCGACTTTAGAATATTTCAGCAGGGAGAAATCCAAACCTGTATTGACGTTATTGCCGAAAAATTTCCCACTGCCCACCATCAACTACTCAGCAACTATGCCGTAAAAACCTACGCCGTTTTACCCGTGATTAGCGCCATGAAACTGGATGCCAACGGTGAACCTTCCCTGAAAGGTTTACTCTGCATTCAACAATGTCATCACAAAAAAATCTGGACAGCCGATGAACTACATTTTTTCCGGCAACTCACCAACCAAATTTCCATTGCCCTTAATCAGGCCGAATTACTACGCCAACAAAAGCACTACACGAAAGAATTAGCACGCTCCAATAAAGAACTAGAACAATTCGCCTATATTGCCTCCCACGATTTACAAGAACCCCTACAAATAGTCTCTAACTATGCGCAACTCTTGGAAAAAAGAAGCGCTCCCAATTTAGATGAACGTTCCCTACGCTACATTTTTCACATCGTCGAAGAAACGAAAAGAATGCAGCAGCAAATCCAAGATCTATTGCAATATTCCCGTTTAAATACACGCAAAAAAACGTTCCAGCTGGTTAATCTCAAGTGTCCCCTAAAACAGGCGATCGCCAACCTTCAGATCAAGATCAAAAATAGCCAAGCCCAAATTACTCTGCCACAAACTTTTCCCGAAATTTACGGCGATCAGTCGAACCTCCAAAACCTTTGGCAAAACCTACTGAGTAATGCCCTTAAATACAGATCTAAAAACCCACCAAAAATCACGATTACAATAGAGAAAAGCGAAGACAAATGGCTCTGCAAAGTCCAAGACAACGGCATTGGCATTGACCCACAACATCAAGGGCGCATCTTTCAACTATTTCAGCGTCTCCATACCCAAGAAGAATATCCCGGTACAGGCATTGGACTGGCCATTTGCCAAAGAATTGTCCAGCAGCATGATGGCAAGATTTGGCTTGATTCTGACGTAAGACAAGGCTCAACTTTTATCTTTACCTTACCAGCGATAAATTCCGCCAAAATACTGAGATAA
- the folB gene encoding dihydroneopterin aldolase has product MSKTLDKIYIRDLLIRCIIGIFPEERTKKQDVVINVVMFADLTKAGQTDSIDDTVDYKRITKAILAAIEPSSYGLIEKMAQVVADIAFTDPLVEKVEVTIDKPGALRFAKASAVTIFRERQG; this is encoded by the coding sequence ATGTCTAAAACCCTCGATAAAATCTATATTCGCGATCTTTTAATTCGGTGCATTATCGGCATCTTTCCCGAAGAGCGCACTAAAAAACAGGATGTGGTGATTAATGTCGTCATGTTCGCTGACCTCACCAAAGCGGGACAAACCGATAGCATAGATGACACGGTCGATTACAAACGCATCACCAAGGCGATCTTGGCAGCGATTGAACCGTCGAGCTATGGCCTCATCGAAAAAATGGCGCAGGTTGTGGCGGACATTGCCTTTACGGATCCGCTAGTGGAAAAAGTCGAGGTCACCATTGATAAACCCGGTGCGCTACGTTTTGCGAAGGCTTCGGCCGTCACGATTTTCAGAGAACGTCAGGGTTAA
- a CDS encoding SDR family oxidoreductase, whose protein sequence is MISQQTALITGGAKRIGAAIARALAAEGVNLIIHYRSSADAAEALKAELAEFPVAVDLVQADLLDPDSVAAMIKTIKATTPQLDILINNASMFNKESLFSLNAENLWSNIQVHAFQPFVLTKAFFDQESKAGNVINFLDTRIYGYDHEHVPYHLSKKMLHSLTKMLAWELAPHVRVNGIAPGPVLPPVNSNDDEREAAVTAKTPLKRFGSPDNVVQTVLFYLKNDFITGQVICVDGGFHLGENFYV, encoded by the coding sequence ATGATCAGCCAACAAACAGCACTCATTACTGGGGGAGCGAAGCGAATTGGTGCGGCGATCGCCCGCGCCCTAGCAGCAGAAGGAGTTAACCTAATCATTCATTACCGTTCCTCAGCAGATGCCGCCGAAGCCTTAAAAGCAGAACTCGCAGAATTTCCCGTTGCCGTAGATCTTGTCCAAGCAGATCTACTAGATCCAGACAGCGTGGCAGCCATGATCAAAACCATCAAAGCAACAACACCACAGCTTGATATCTTGATTAACAACGCCTCCATGTTCAACAAAGAAAGCTTATTTTCCCTTAATGCCGAGAATCTCTGGAGCAATATTCAGGTTCATGCTTTCCAACCCTTTGTGCTCACCAAAGCATTTTTTGATCAAGAGTCAAAAGCAGGAAATGTAATCAATTTTTTAGATACTCGAATTTATGGCTACGACCACGAGCATGTGCCTTACCACCTCAGTAAAAAAATGCTCCATAGCCTAACGAAAATGCTGGCGTGGGAACTAGCTCCCCATGTCCGAGTCAATGGGATCGCCCCCGGCCCAGTACTGCCCCCGGTGAATTCCAACGACGATGAGCGAGAAGCTGCGGTTACGGCAAAAACGCCCCTAAAGCGATTTGGCAGCCCAGACAATGTCGTGCAAACTGTATTGTTCTACCTCAAAAATGACTTTATTACCGGTCAAGTAATCTGTGTTGATGGTGGTTTCCACCTCGGAGAAAATTTTTATGTCTAA